A single genomic interval of Candidatus Poribacteria bacterium harbors:
- a CDS encoding DEAD/DEAH box helicase, whose amino-acid sequence MPLNEATARIKINKLLEAAGWRFFGDGNKPGNVSLELNVPLRRTDVDTLGEDFEKTTKGFIDFLLLDSTGSPLVVLEAKREHKNPLDGKEQARRYARSQNCRFVILSNGNLHYFWDLDRGNPYAITAFPTPDSVGAYRKTVPQPQRLVDEQINDDYIVLTQRPGYAAEAGWKNEAEREAFKQANKLRFLRPYQVRAVQALQRSVKNGNDRFLFEMATGTGKTLTAAAVIKLFLRTGNASRVLFLVDRLELEDQARRAFAGLLSADYSTVIYKENREDWRHAEIVVSTVQSLLFGNKYQRLFSPTDFDLVISDEAHRSISGNARSVFDFFVGYKLGLTATPRDYLKRLNLAASDPREMERRILLDTYRTFGCENRQPTYRYSLLDAVKDGYLVNPIVVDARTEVTTELLSKQGFIVTFVDEDGEDHEESYKRSEFEKRFFSDATNQIICKTFLENALRDPISGEIGKSILFSVSQNHATKLTQILNEMADRMFPGRYRSDFAVQVTSSVSDAQRFAVNFANNNLLGSANFIPSYRTSKARVCVTVGMMTTGYDCTDILNIGLIRPIFSPTDFIQIKGRGTRRHDFLEQLSDDTIRASVRNPHKTTFKLLDFFANCEYFEEDYDYDQVIALPALAKKHEPNGNRTTTGVDGAYEHLGGDILSTIQEETIGADGMKIDRMFFQEFEETVRSVDAVAQAVEAGDWDRAVEHVRREILGKSDDYFTLERLRVAASVDRRLSLREILEKAFGFIARFRSKDEVLDEEFSKFVADYTPQEAESIPAIKAFFKAYITNRRVREAIESRQYTELATNPAFSMADLRAVPVHYHELVPNYIKDYVPLNQFTE is encoded by the coding sequence GCTGAACGAAGCGACAGCGCGGATCAAGATCAACAAACTGCTCGAGGCAGCCGGTTGGCGATTCTTCGGTGACGGCAACAAGCCGGGGAACGTGAGCCTCGAGCTCAATGTCCCGCTTCGCCGCACCGATGTCGATACGTTGGGCGAGGACTTCGAGAAGACCACCAAGGGGTTCATCGACTTCCTACTGCTCGACTCGACGGGCTCCCCGCTTGTTGTTCTTGAGGCGAAACGGGAACACAAGAATCCGCTCGACGGCAAGGAACAGGCGCGCCGATACGCGCGGTCGCAAAACTGCCGCTTCGTCATCCTGTCGAACGGCAACCTGCACTATTTCTGGGACCTCGATCGCGGCAATCCGTACGCCATCACGGCATTCCCGACGCCGGACTCGGTCGGCGCGTACCGTAAGACCGTGCCCCAGCCGCAACGACTGGTCGACGAACAGATCAACGACGACTACATCGTCCTGACGCAGCGACCCGGCTACGCCGCGGAGGCAGGCTGGAAGAACGAGGCGGAGCGCGAAGCGTTCAAGCAAGCCAACAAGCTCCGATTCCTGCGCCCATATCAGGTCAGAGCCGTTCAAGCCCTGCAGCGCTCGGTCAAGAACGGCAACGACCGATTCCTGTTCGAGATGGCGACGGGAACCGGCAAGACGCTCACGGCCGCCGCCGTCATCAAGCTCTTTCTGAGAACCGGCAACGCCTCGCGCGTCCTGTTCCTCGTCGACCGACTCGAGCTCGAAGACCAGGCGAGACGCGCTTTTGCCGGTCTGCTATCCGCCGACTATTCGACGGTCATCTACAAGGAGAACCGAGAAGACTGGCGTCATGCTGAGATCGTCGTGTCGACGGTGCAATCGCTGTTGTTCGGCAACAAGTATCAGCGGCTCTTCTCGCCGACGGACTTCGACCTCGTCATCTCCGATGAGGCGCACCGATCCATCAGCGGCAACGCTCGGTCTGTCTTCGACTTCTTCGTCGGGTACAAGCTTGGACTGACCGCTACACCGCGAGACTACCTCAAACGGCTCAACCTCGCCGCCAGCGATCCGCGCGAGATGGAGAGGCGTATCTTGCTCGACACGTATCGGACCTTCGGCTGCGAGAACCGCCAGCCCACGTACCGATACTCCCTGCTGGACGCCGTCAAGGATGGGTATCTCGTCAATCCGATCGTCGTCGACGCGCGAACGGAAGTCACGACGGAGCTGCTATCCAAACAGGGCTTCATCGTGACATTCGTCGACGAAGACGGTGAAGATCACGAAGAGTCCTACAAACGGAGCGAGTTCGAGAAGCGGTTCTTCTCGGACGCGACGAATCAGATCATCTGCAAGACGTTCCTTGAAAACGCGCTCCGCGACCCGATCAGCGGCGAGATCGGCAAGTCCATCCTGTTCTCCGTCAGCCAGAACCACGCGACCAAGCTGACGCAGATCCTCAACGAGATGGCGGATCGCATGTTCCCCGGACGTTACCGGTCCGATTTCGCTGTGCAGGTGACTTCGTCGGTATCCGACGCGCAGCGATTCGCCGTCAACTTCGCCAACAACAACTTGCTCGGATCGGCGAACTTCATACCCTCGTACCGGACCAGCAAGGCGCGCGTATGCGTGACCGTCGGCATGATGACCACCGGATACGACTGCACCGACATCCTGAACATCGGGCTCATTCGACCCATCTTCTCCCCGACCGACTTCATCCAGATCAAGGGTCGAGGCACGCGCAGGCATGATTTCCTCGAGCAGCTTTCCGATGACACGATCCGCGCGAGCGTGCGGAACCCCCACAAGACGACCTTCAAACTGCTCGACTTCTTCGCCAACTGTGAGTACTTCGAAGAGGACTATGACTACGACCAGGTGATCGCGCTCCCGGCCCTGGCAAAGAAGCACGAACCCAACGGCAACAGAACAACCACTGGTGTCGACGGCGCTTACGAACACCTCGGCGGCGACATCCTCTCGACGATTCAGGAGGAGACCATCGGCGCCGACGGCATGAAGATCGACCGAATGTTCTTCCAAGAGTTCGAGGAAACCGTCCGCTCCGTCGATGCGGTCGCGCAGGCGGTGGAGGCGGGCGACTGGGACCGTGCCGTTGAGCACGTCCGCCGCGAGATCCTGGGGAAGTCCGACGACTATTTCACGCTCGAACGGCTCCGGGTCGCCGCGTCCGTTGATCGCCGTCTTTCGCTCCGTGAGATACTGGAGAAAGCCTTTGGGTTCATCGCGCGGTTCAGATCAAAGGACGAGGTGCTCGACGAGGAGTTCTCGAAGTTCGTCGCGGACTACACACCCCAAGAAGCGGAATCGATTCCCGCCATCAAAGCGTTCTTCAAGGCGTACATCACCAACCGACGCGTGCGGGAGGCGATCGAAAGTCGTCAGTACACCGAGCTGGCGACCAATCCGGCGTTCTCCATGGCGGACTTGCGGGCCGTTCCCGTCCATTACCACGAGCTGGTACCTAATTACATCAAGGACTATGTCCCGCTGAATCAGTTCACGGAGTAA